A DNA window from Naumovozyma dairenensis CBS 421 chromosome 7, complete genome contains the following coding sequences:
- the NDAI0G01040 gene encoding uncharacterized protein (similar to Saccharomyces cerevisiae YGR117C; ancestral locus Anc_3.466), producing MKESTSEKYIRTLVAQYLQKKGFKSTLASFLNEANVPLAVTKNENQEQLDDLETIIKERIQFNEHNISDKLKRLTLNDFSTNNNNTSEYSSHFSSWDYKKIFVEQSHVECSGIPLSVGFDAPNDEDIVVSTSAKEVNIYGNKSGDLLGSLKPISGIAKLCGSIGNYYYTASMDGSLNIYGDDLNLLVNRCSKIHGRMITNVKFWYNGNEKCWFIISTGLDHILKLTKMKISPDCAVTFEELASTGVQACTGLELHPNGDNMPSILVCKADFTKVTCYEIMNDHQFTISYNIALNNTEFSSHSFSVRAMTIIEHSNPILSSYDNDTDFLIVLTSHIPYMRVIVAELPKRENIKDELSEKDPIIPTYWDKIRRNIATEIFQDNYSQPVVTVLDQCKGIIIGADKGIYGLDVNTGDSWKLDMPNFVNDERVKCLSSNRGGSAFAAGLANKSVHQWSVL from the coding sequence ATGAAAGAATCTAcaagtgaaaaatatataagaacCTTGGTTGCACaatatttacaaaagaAAGGATTTAAATCCACCTTAGCTTCATTTTTGAACGAAGCTAACGTACCACTTGCCGTTACTAAGAATGAAAACCAAGAACAATTAGACGATTTAGAAACTATAATAAAGGAACGAATTCAGTTCAATGAACATAATATATCTGATAAGTTAAAAAGATTGAcattaaatgatttttcaacaaacaacaataacacGTCAGAGTACAGCTCTCATTTCTCCTCATGGGATTATAAGAAGATATTCGTAGAACAAAGCCATGTAGAATGCTCAGGTATACCACTGTCAGTAGGATTTGACGCCCCTAACGATGAGGACATAGTGGTTTCCACATCTGCCAAAGAAGTAAATATATACGGAAATAAATCAGGAGATTTATTAGGTAGCTTGAAACCAATATCTGGTATAGCAAAATTGTGTGGTTCTATCGGAAACTACTATTACACAGCATCAATGGATGGATCATTGAACATCTACGGTGACGATTTGAATTTACTTGTCAATAGATGTAGTAAAATACATGGGAGAATGATCACTAATGTCAAGTTTTGGTACAatggaaatgaaaaatgcTGGTTCATTATTAGTACTGGTCTAGATCATATCCTAAAGTTAActaaaatgaaaatatcgCCTGATTGCGCTGTGACATTCGAGGAATTAGCTTCTACAGGAGTTCAAGCTTGTACAGGATTAGAACTACATCCCAATGGAGACAATATGCCTAGCATATTAGTATGTAAAGCAGATTTTACAAAAGTTACTTGCTATGAAATAATGAATGATCATCAATTCACCATCTCGTATAACATTGCTTTGAATAATACTGAATTTAGTTCACATTCATTCAGTGTCAGAGCTATGACTATTATTGAACATTCAAATCCTATACTCTCATCGtatgataatgatactGATTTTTTGATTGTTCTCACTTCACATATACCTTACATGAGAGTTATAGTGGCTGAATTGccaaaaagagaaaatattaagGACGAACTTTCAGAAAAAGACCCCATTATTCCGACATATTGGGACAAGATACGTAGAAATATTGCGACGGAGATATTCCAAGATAATTATTCACAACCAGTTGTGACCGTACTCGATCAGTGTAAAGGTATAATTATTGGTGCAGATAAAGGTATTTACGGTCTTGACGTAAATACTGGAGATTCATGGAAATTAGATATGCCtaattttgtaaatgaTGAAAGGGTCAAGTGTTTGAGTAGTAATCGTGGAGGATCTGCATTCGCAGCAGGATTGGCTAACAAATCGGTGCACCAATGGTCCGTTCTATAA
- the RPS23A gene encoding 40S ribosomal protein uS12 (similar to Saccharomyces cerevisiae RPS23A (YGR118W) and RPS23B (YPR132W); ancestral locus Anc_3.467) yields MGKGKPRGLNSARKLRVHRRNNRWAENNYKKRLLGTAFKSSPFGGSSHAKGIVLEKLGIESKQPNSAIRKCVRVQLIKNGKKVTAFVPNDGCLNFVDENDEVLLAGFGKKGKAKGDMPGVRFKVVKVSGVSLLALWKEKKEKPRA; encoded by the exons ATGGGTAAAGGTAAACCAAGAGGTTTGAACTCTGCAAGAAAGTTGCGTGTCCACAGAAGAAACAA CCGTTGGGCCGAAAACAACTATAAGAAGAGATTGTTGGGAACAGCTTTCAAGTCTTCTCCATTTGGTGGTTCTTCTCACGCTAAAGGTATCGTTTTAGAAAAGTTAGGTATTGAATCTAAACAACCTAACTCTGCTATCAGAAAGTGTGTTAGAGTTCAATTAATCAAGAACGGTAAGAAAGTTACTGCTTTCGTTCCAAATGATGGTTGTTTAAACTttgttgatgaaaatgacgAAGTCTTATTAGCCGGTTTCGGTAAGAAGGGTAAAGCTAAGGGTGATATGCCAGGTGTTAGATTCAAGGTCGTCAAGGTCTCGGGTGTCTCCTTATTGGCTTTatggaaagaaaagaaggaaaagcCAAGAGCTTAA
- the SCD6 gene encoding Scd6p (similar to Saccharomyces cerevisiae SCD6 (YPR129W); ancestral locus Anc_3.464), producing MSQYIGKTISLISVTDNRYVGLLEGIDSEKGTVTLNEVRCFGTEGRKGWGPDEIYPTNNIYKSVKFNGNEVKDLSILEVSIEDVHPVLPPSATPVVPVPIAEQQAAPPQVPQAMAGYGVYAPNQGGITSTADQYQHQQQAQQHQQQQEEPAPSAAAVHQEEPAPIASVPTEEVASQNEQPRKEQQQQQQQQQQHVEGEEPRRHDHHPHNNEHKNHSHSHTRRSQQRNIEIPKSDFDFQSNNAKFTKQELSQSHHDAVAEPVASTIEQTIQTQTVTAQQAAQADPETFYNRKSSFFDTISTSTETNTNMRWQEEKVLNLDTFGQTSARPNFHGGRGGRGRGNYRGRGGRGRGNYRGRGGNRGGYNNNNRNNYHSSNDGQQFQSQSQPQVEF from the coding sequence ATGTCACAATATATCGGGAAAACCATTTCTCTGATCTCCGTTACCGACAACAGGTACGTCGGTTTATTAGAGGGAATTGACTCCGAGAAAGGTACAGTAACTTTGAATGAAGTCCGTTGTTTTGGAACAGAAGGCCGTAAGGGTTGGGGTCCCGATGAAATATATCcaactaataatatctaTAAGTCAGTTAAATTTAATGGGAATGAGGTGAAGGATTTGAGTATTTTAGAAGTAAGTATTGAAGATGTTCATCCAGTTTTGCCACCAAGTGCTACTCCTGTGGTTCCAGTGCCAATTGCTGAGCAACAGGCAGCTCCACCGCAAGTACCACAAGCGATGGCTGGTTATGGTGTTTATGCACCAAATCAAGGCGGTATTACATCAACTGCTGATCAATATCAACATCAACAGCAAGCGCAACAACACCAACAGCAACAAGAAGAACCTGCTCCTTCTGCTGCAGCCGTCCATCAAGAAGAACCTGCTCCTATCGCATCTGTACCTACAGAAGAAGTTGCATCTCAAAATGAACAGCCAAgaaaagaacaacaacaacaacaacaacaacaacaacaacatgTAGAAGGCGAAGAACCAAGAAGACATGATCATCATCCCCATAATAACGAACATAAGAACCATTCTCATTCTCATACGAGACGTTCTCAGCAAAGAAATATTGAGATCCCAAAGTCAGATTTCGATTTCCAATCGAATAATGCCAAATTCACTAAACAAGAGTTATCCCAGTCTCATCATGACGCCGTCGCTGAGCCCGTTGCCTCTACTATTGAACAAACTATTCAAACTCAAACAGTCACTGCTCAACAAGCTGCACAAGCTGATCCGGAAACTTTCTACAACAGGAAATCATCCTTTTTTGATACAATTTCGACTTCCACCGAAACTAATACAAACATGAGATGGCAAGAGGAGAAAGTATTGAATTTGGATACTTTCGGACAAACTTCTGCAAGACCAAATTTCCATGGTGGTAGAGGTGGTAGAGGTAGAGGCAACTATAGAGGTAGAGGTGGTAGAGGTAGAGGCAACTATAGAGGTAGAGGTGGTAATAGAGGTGGttataacaataacaatagaAATAATTATCATAGTAGTAATGATGGCCAACAGTTTCAAAGTCAATCACAACCTCAAGTGGAGTTCTAG